One genomic window of Aegilops tauschii subsp. strangulata cultivar AL8/78 unplaced genomic scaffold, Aet v6.0 ptg000076l_subseq_5457420:6198992_obj, whole genome shotgun sequence includes the following:
- the LOC120967992 gene encoding uncharacterized protein codes for MPRTTIIFSTILFMLLSVVITAQSSSSDSGKPKATKLMVEACKNASINYPYGDPFSQEFCLSTLQSDNQSAEAKDLRALVLVAIDTLKSHVTAAGGKIKKMLQDAKKGTVMMPVLSFCEVDYDHVVRRLNVCQGLIRDYQGDKSGRQPLRLTHCVEMSFTPLNKCSIGLEDMPGVEVLSKENVELQFMVQVNTGLLASYDVHD; via the coding sequence ATGCCAAGGACAACCATCATTTTCTCCACCATCCTCTTCATGCTCCTTTCTGTAGTGATAACTGCTCAATCCAGCAGCTCTGACAGTGGGAAGCCCAAAGCGACCAAGCTCATGGTGGAAGCATGCAAGAACGCCTCGATCAACTACCCCTACGGCGATCCCTTCTCGCAAGAATTCTGTTTGTCTACCCTCCAGTCGGACAATCAGAGTGCCGAGGCTAAGGACCTCCGAGCCCTAGTGCTCGTCGCTATCGACACCCTTAAGAGCCATGTCACTGCCGCTGGCGGTAAGATCAAGAAAATGCTGCAAGATGCCAAGAAGGGAACGGTGATGATGCCCGTTCTTAGTTTTTGTGAGGTGGACTATGACCATGTGGTGAGACGCCTCAACGTTTGCCAAGGCCTGATCAGGGACTACCAAGGAGACAAGAGTGGGCGGCAGCCATTGCGTCTGACTCACTGTGTGGAAATGTCATTCACCCCGCTCAACAAGTGCTCGATCGGGCTTGAAGATATGCCAGGGGTGGAGGTCCTCTCCAAAGAAAATGTTGAGCTGCAGTTTATGGTGCAAGTCAACACGGGCCTGCTAGCATCATATGACGTCCATGattaa